The following are from one region of the Amyelois transitella isolate CPQ chromosome 21, ilAmyTran1.1, whole genome shotgun sequence genome:
- the LOC106135561 gene encoding AN1-type zinc finger protein 2A — protein sequence MEFPHIGKNCSYQACNKLDFLPMKCGACSEVFCSDHFAYAKHDCPEPNTRDVQVPVCPLCGAPVPGRRGEPPDVAVSAHIDNQCTSDPARERRKKVFTNRCSHKGCKTKEMVPLVCSECSLNYCLKHRHTTDHACEGKLAAKRRQAANAAKARLKAAENRVNANPPAATPVTSFSEVQGNMTEDEALAHALALSLQEQNSNIRDRDNNFARALTRQRVGGEQNSRCTVS from the exons ATGGAGTTTCCTCATATTGGAAAGAATTGTTCCTATCAAGCTTGTAATAAATTGG ATTTCCTGCCTATGAAATGTGGTGCTTGTAGTGAAGTCTTTTG cTCCGATCATTTTGCATATGCCAAACATGACTGTCCTGAGCCTAACACTCGTGATGTACAAGTTCCTGTATGCCCATTATGTGGAGCTCCGGTCCCAGGCCGCCGAGGGGAGCCTCCAGATGTGGCAGTAAGCGCGCACATTGACAATCAATGTACCTCGGACCCAGCAAGAGAGAGAAGGAAAAAG GTGTTCACCAACAGATGTTCGCACAAAGGCTGCAAGACGAAGGAGATGGTGCCTCTGGTTTGCAGTGAGTGCTCACTCAACTACTGCTTGAAACACCGGCACACAACCGACCACGCCTGTGAGGGGAAACTAGCAGCGAAGAGAAGGCAGGCTGC GAACGCGGCGAAGGCGCGACTAAAAGCGGCTGAGAACAGAGTGAACGCGAACCCGCCAGCGGCGACACCTGTCACTAGCTTCTCCGAAGTACAGGGGAATATG acgGAAGACGAAGCCCTGGCCCACGCCCTTGCATTGTCGCTGCAAGAACAAAACTCGAACATTCGCGATCGTGATAACAACTTCGCTCGGGCGCTGACGAGGCAGCGAGTTGGAGGGGAACAGAACTCAAGATGCACCGTATCCTAG
- the LOC106135610 gene encoding malate synthase: protein MNNILLLQSPPPKLEDVQQKIFSKDALNFLEDLHSKFDADIEELYRKRLQRTVEAKYTAFLDIKQSPERRDKSWSIAELPTRLLNRHLDLGDVSASNTSHFVAALKEDVQGIQVDFDDGHCPTWRNQLVAYQNINLVVNGKLQGAPLNISMCPVLMLRPRAWNMIEHNILINGKEAIGPLVDFGILMYHNAKKLYEAKSGPYFYLSKLEGSSEAKLWNEIFVCTQEKLGLPQGTIKACVLIENIISTFELEEILFALKDHSLGLNCGIWDYCASIIAKFGDREEYLLPDRNKYVNMDQHFLNSYLKLVVAVCHERSAPATGGMAAAMLKPGVDGDNKESKLIINKILEAKLKEIDAGVDGFMVYDARVVPYINELWKRNGSTPNQIHRKMKVNITAQDLLRIPSGGVTSAGLKHNVAVSILFIYHWLAGIGHFFYSGNVEDSATAEISRSQIWQWLRFKPPLEDVPNKHVTPALVEKTAASFAAHAHKNLCRSNAERKRLTAAKYMSMELFLMRNPPEFITSYLNDNHKFRTLHNKALLSNL from the exons atgaataatattctACTTTTGCAATCACCACCACCAAAGTTGGAAGACGTACagcaaaaaatattcagtAAAGATGCTTTAAATTTCTTAGAAGATTTGCACTCAAAATTTGACGCCGATATTGAAGAATTGTATAGAAAACGTCTTCAAAGGACAGTAGAAGCTAAATATACTGCTTTTTTAGACATCAAACAGTCTCCTGAAAGGAGAGACAAATCGTGGTCCATTGCTGAGTTACCCACAAGACTACT AAATCGTCATTTAGATCTCGGAGACGTGTCAGCATCCAACACGTCTCATTTTGTCGCTGCTCTCAAAGAAGATGTTCAAGGGATCCAAGTTGATTTTGACGATGGCCATTGCCCAACATGGAGGAATCAGCTTGTGGCTTACCAAAATATCAATCTTGTTGTGAATGGAAAATTACAAGGAGCCCCTCTTAATATAAGCATGTGTCCAGTGTTGATGCTTAGACCTAGAGCGTGGAACATGATAGAACATAACATTCTG ATTAATGGCAAAGAAGCGATTGGACCCCTTGTTGATTTCGGCATATTGATGTACCACAATGCAAAAAAACTTTATGAAGCGAAAAGTGGCCCATACTTTTATCTCTCGAAACTCGAGGGCTCTTCTGAGGCGAAATTAtggaatgaaatatttgtatgtactcAAGAAAAGTTGGGTTTACCACAAGGCACTATAAAAGCATGTGTGctgattgaaaatattatatcaacATTTGAACTagaagaaattttgtttgctTTGAAAGATCATTCTTTGGGTCTTAACTGCGGCATATGGGATTACTGCGCGTCTATAATAGCCAAATTTG GGGACCGTGAAGAGTATTTGCTGCCAGACAGGAACAAGTACGTGAACATGGATCAGCATTTCCTGAACAGTTATCTGAAGCTGGTGGTGGCGGTGTGCCACGAACGGAGCGCCCCCGCCACCGGCGGCATGGCGGCAGCCATGTTGAAACCCGGCGTCGATGGCGATAATAAAGA ATCGAAGCTGATAATTAATAAGATTCTGGAAGCAAAGTTGAAGGAAATTGATGCAGGCGTGGATGGTTTTATGGTTTATGATGCCCGTGTGGTGCCCTACATTAATGAG CTGTGGAAGAGAAACGGTTCTACTCCAAACCAGATACACCGTAAAATGAAAGTGAACATCACAGCCCAGGATTTGCTGAGGATTCCCAGCGGGGGGGTGACGTCAGCTGGGTTGAAACACAACGTGGCGGTGTCCATATTGTTCATATACCATTGGCTGGCCGGCATCGGACATTTCTTCTATAGCGGAAATGTGGAGGATTCCGCCACAGCTGAGATATCCAGGAGCCAGATATGGCAATGGCTACGATTCAAG CCTCCTCTAGAAGACGTCCCGAACAAACACGTGACACCAGCTCTGGTGGAGAAAACGGCCGCCAGTTTCGCGGCGCACGCGCACAAGAATCTCTGCCGGTCTAACGCGGAGCGCAAGCGGTTGACGGCGGCCAAATATATGAGCATGGAGCTGTTTCTCATGAGGAACCCCCCGGAATTCATCACCAGTTATCTGAACGATAACCACAAGTTCAGAACTTTGCATAATAAGGCGCTTCTTAGCAATTTGtag
- the LOC106135566 gene encoding splicing factor C9orf78: MEESKSQDDIEVKFKPKKPRNLRKRIKEEESDDEEVILAKLEEAKEIQKLRERPNGVSIIALATGQKITIEEEVTCKDPFKVKAGGMVNMQALKSGKVKQVDDAYDTGIGTQFSAETNKRDEDEEMMKYIEEQLAKRKEGHSDEQKDSENNDSLKYLSPEEAALLSLPEHLRVSSTHRSEEMLSNQMLSGIPEVDLGIDAKIKNIEATEEAKMKLLWEQQNKKDGPSQFVPTNMAVNFVQHNRFNIDDNAKKRRVEKTESVKPENSVIDANVDKIVKKAKGERATDDYHYERFKKQFRRY, translated from the exons ATGGAAGAATCTAAAAGCCAGGATGACAtagaagtaaaatttaaacctAAAAAGCCtagaaatttaagaaaaagaataaaggaAGAAGAATCTGACGATGAGGAAGTTATATTGGCAAAGTTGGAAGAGGCAAAGGAAATACAGaaactaagggaaaggccaAATGGTGTGAGTATTATTGCATTAGCTACAGGACAGAAGATAACTATAGAAGAGGAGGTCACATGCAAAGATCCTTTTAAAGTGAAAGCTGGTGGAATGGTCAATATGCAAGCATTAAAGAGTGGAAAAGTGAAGCAAGTTGATGATGCATACGACACAGGCATAGGAACTCAATTTTCAgcagaaacaaacaaacgagaTGAGGACGAAGAAATGATGAAATATATTGAGGAGCAGTTAGCTAAGCGGAAAG aaGGACATAGCGATGAACAAAAGGACTCTGAAAATAATGACTCATTGAAGTACTTATCCCCGGAGGAGGCTGCCTTACTTTCTCTCCCTGAACATTTACGAGTCTCCTCCACTCATCGTTCTGAAGAGATGTTGTCCAATCAAATGCTGAGTGGCATCCCTGAAGTAGATTTGGGGATTGatgctaaaataaaaaatatagaagctACAGAAGAGGCAAAAATGAAACTTCTTTGGGAGCAACAGAACAAAAAGGATGGACCATCTCAATTTGTACCTACAAATATGGCTGTGAATTTTGTACAACATaacagatttaatattgatgatAATGCTAAGAAGAGAAGAGtggaaaaaactgaaagtgtAAAGCCTGAAAACAGTGTAATAGACGCTAATGTagataaaattgtgaaaaaagcTAAAGGCGAAAGGGCGACTGATGACTATCACTATGAACGATTTAAAAAGCAGTTCAGGAGATATTAA
- the LOC106135597 gene encoding nuclear pore complex protein Nup58 isoform X1 has translation MSFSFGTPSSAPANTGLSGGFNFAAKPATPGFGLTATTQASTGLFGTPATSAPAFGSTGFGATTTPKFGTTPTLGATPAFGTTPALGSTPAFGTTPALGSTPTFGTTPALGTAFGTTPALGTTPAFGTTPALGTTPAFGTTSTAPTFGTGAPAFGATTTSAFGTTNTLGTGLGGGGLGGTGLGGGGLGGGGLGGGLNFGTGSTLSAPSTGLNLGTTSVTGTQPTTLVTPSLGLGGVAATTTGIGAANATDAKTEPPKQTKLPNEISTTVDSFKEFVKKQKSLSSEVMRVSIKPLHKVSREAESTLRLALSLSGEVNKARAQARRLRAGAAAALAAADGAARDHHTPGLELESPAPPPYVKDLVAELEQQLITFRRQMDVADKQMQAEPKLLTEQELTLGIRRMHESLVALAGRLQTVHSQVEAQKEQYLNLRKYVLKDPSNVFETRSYSTSLDQILKDAESSKKKTKTSHFGQSSDVSYGSAVLSDPRAALGNIQQLAGPTPFNYVANTISTFPTADTSGPGWQPAAAPAPPSFQLQKPPGKRGKQ, from the exons ATGTCGTTCTCATTCGGTACCCCGTCTAGTGCTCCCGCCAACACCGGACTTTCAGGAGGTTTTAATTTTGCTGCTAA ACCAGCAACGCCTGGATTCGGCTTAACGGCTACAACACAAGCATCAACAGGTCTCTTTGGGACCCCTGCTACTTCTGCGCCTGCATTTGGCTCAACGGGATTTGGGGCAACAACTACACCTAAGTTTGGGACTACCCCAACGCTGGGTGCCACACCTGCGTTTGGTACTACTCCAGCCTTGGGTTCTACGCCTGCATTTGGTACTACCCCAGCATTGGGTAGTACTCCCACGTTTGGGACTACTCCAGCATTGGGAACTGCATTTGGAACCACACCTGCTCTAGGCACCACCCCAGCTTTTGGAACTACCCCAGCACTGGGCACGACTCCAGCCTTTGGGACTACTTCAACTGCTCCCACATTCGGTACTGGAGCCCCAGCATTTG GTGCAACAACCACCTCTGCATTTGGGACTACAAATACCCTTGGCACTGGTTTAGGAGGCGGAGGGCTTGGTGGCACTGGTCTCGGAGGTGGAGGACTTGGAGGTGGAGGATTGGGTGGTGGACTGAATTTTGGCACTGGCTCAACCCTATCAGCGCCTAGCACTG gtttgAATTTAGGAACAACTTCAGTTACTGGTACACAGCCGACAACtttag TTACTCCAAGCTTGGGCCTTGGTGGTGTCGCTGCAACTACTACAGGCATTGGGGCAGCAAATGCTACTGATGCAAAAA cTGAGCCCCCAAAGCAGACTAAACTGCCAAACGAGATTTCAACCACAGTTGACTCATTCAAAGAGTTTGTGAAGAAACAGAAATCACTCAGTTCTGAAGTCATGCGGGTGTCTATCAAACCTCTTCATAAG GTGTCTCGAGAAGCGGAGTCCACACTACGGCTAGCGCTGTCGCTGAGCGGCGAGGTGAACAAGGCGCGTGCGCAGGCGCGCAGGCTGCGGGCGGGCGCCGCGGCCGCGCTCGCCGCCGCCGACGGCGCCGCCCGGGACCACCACACGCCAG GCTTAGAGCTAGAAAGTCCCGCTCCGCCGCCGTACGTGAAAGATTTAGTGGCGGAGTTAGAACAACAGCTGATCACGTTCCGACGGCAGATGGACGTCGCCGACAAGCAGATGCAGGCCGAGCCCAAGCTGCTCACTGAACAAG AACTGACATTGGGTATTCGTCGCATGCACGAGTCTCTAGTGGCGTTGGCAGGGCGTCTGCAAACGGTGCATTCCCAAGTTGAAGCTCAGAAGGAACAGTACCTCAATCTGAGGAAATACGTGCTCAAGGACCCTAGCAACGTGTTTGAAACGCGCtctt ATAGTACAAGTCTCGACCAGATCCTGAAAGACGCTGAATCTTCAAAGAAGAAGACCAAGACCAGCCACTTCGGCCAATCGAGTGATGTCTCCTACGGCAGTGCGGTGTTGAGCGATCCTAGAGCAGCGCTTG GCAACATACAACAGTTGGCGGGCCCAACTCCATTCAACTACGTGGCGAACACCATATCTACTTTCCCCACTGCAGATACTAGCG GCCCCGGCTGGCAGCCCgcggccgcgcccgcgccgcccagCTTCCAGCTGCAGAAGCCGCCCGGCAAGCGCGGCAAGCAATGA
- the LOC106135597 gene encoding nuclear pore complex protein Nup58 isoform X2 → MSFSFGTPSSAPANTGLSGGFNFAAKPATPGFGLTATTQASTGLFGTPATSAPAFGSTGFGATTTPKFGTTPTLGATPAFGTTPALGSTPAFGTTPALGSTPTFGTTPALGTAFGTTPALGTTPAFGTTPALGTTPAFGTTSTAPTFGTGAPAFGATTTSAFGTTNTLGTGLGGGGLGGTGLGGGGLGGGGLGGGLNFGTGSTLSAPSTVTPSLGLGGVAATTTGIGAANATDAKTEPPKQTKLPNEISTTVDSFKEFVKKQKSLSSEVMRVSIKPLHKVSREAESTLRLALSLSGEVNKARAQARRLRAGAAAALAAADGAARDHHTPGLELESPAPPPYVKDLVAELEQQLITFRRQMDVADKQMQAEPKLLTEQELTLGIRRMHESLVALAGRLQTVHSQVEAQKEQYLNLRKYVLKDPSNVFETRSYSTSLDQILKDAESSKKKTKTSHFGQSSDVSYGSAVLSDPRAALGNIQQLAGPTPFNYVANTISTFPTADTSGPGWQPAAAPAPPSFQLQKPPGKRGKQ, encoded by the exons ATGTCGTTCTCATTCGGTACCCCGTCTAGTGCTCCCGCCAACACCGGACTTTCAGGAGGTTTTAATTTTGCTGCTAA ACCAGCAACGCCTGGATTCGGCTTAACGGCTACAACACAAGCATCAACAGGTCTCTTTGGGACCCCTGCTACTTCTGCGCCTGCATTTGGCTCAACGGGATTTGGGGCAACAACTACACCTAAGTTTGGGACTACCCCAACGCTGGGTGCCACACCTGCGTTTGGTACTACTCCAGCCTTGGGTTCTACGCCTGCATTTGGTACTACCCCAGCATTGGGTAGTACTCCCACGTTTGGGACTACTCCAGCATTGGGAACTGCATTTGGAACCACACCTGCTCTAGGCACCACCCCAGCTTTTGGAACTACCCCAGCACTGGGCACGACTCCAGCCTTTGGGACTACTTCAACTGCTCCCACATTCGGTACTGGAGCCCCAGCATTTG GTGCAACAACCACCTCTGCATTTGGGACTACAAATACCCTTGGCACTGGTTTAGGAGGCGGAGGGCTTGGTGGCACTGGTCTCGGAGGTGGAGGACTTGGAGGTGGAGGATTGGGTGGTGGACTGAATTTTGGCACTGGCTCAACCCTATCAGCGCCTAGCACTG TTACTCCAAGCTTGGGCCTTGGTGGTGTCGCTGCAACTACTACAGGCATTGGGGCAGCAAATGCTACTGATGCAAAAA cTGAGCCCCCAAAGCAGACTAAACTGCCAAACGAGATTTCAACCACAGTTGACTCATTCAAAGAGTTTGTGAAGAAACAGAAATCACTCAGTTCTGAAGTCATGCGGGTGTCTATCAAACCTCTTCATAAG GTGTCTCGAGAAGCGGAGTCCACACTACGGCTAGCGCTGTCGCTGAGCGGCGAGGTGAACAAGGCGCGTGCGCAGGCGCGCAGGCTGCGGGCGGGCGCCGCGGCCGCGCTCGCCGCCGCCGACGGCGCCGCCCGGGACCACCACACGCCAG GCTTAGAGCTAGAAAGTCCCGCTCCGCCGCCGTACGTGAAAGATTTAGTGGCGGAGTTAGAACAACAGCTGATCACGTTCCGACGGCAGATGGACGTCGCCGACAAGCAGATGCAGGCCGAGCCCAAGCTGCTCACTGAACAAG AACTGACATTGGGTATTCGTCGCATGCACGAGTCTCTAGTGGCGTTGGCAGGGCGTCTGCAAACGGTGCATTCCCAAGTTGAAGCTCAGAAGGAACAGTACCTCAATCTGAGGAAATACGTGCTCAAGGACCCTAGCAACGTGTTTGAAACGCGCtctt ATAGTACAAGTCTCGACCAGATCCTGAAAGACGCTGAATCTTCAAAGAAGAAGACCAAGACCAGCCACTTCGGCCAATCGAGTGATGTCTCCTACGGCAGTGCGGTGTTGAGCGATCCTAGAGCAGCGCTTG GCAACATACAACAGTTGGCGGGCCCAACTCCATTCAACTACGTGGCGAACACCATATCTACTTTCCCCACTGCAGATACTAGCG GCCCCGGCTGGCAGCCCgcggccgcgcccgcgccgcccagCTTCCAGCTGCAGAAGCCGCCCGGCAAGCGCGGCAAGCAATGA
- the LOC106135599 gene encoding uncharacterized protein LOC106135599 → MFVVILYMLVVVYTRKMEWSQEKTIQFIECYRSYPLLWDSKDEFYKNKIKRHDALVEIAAKFEVEKVEVERKIKNLQSHFLREKKKEQDSKKSGSGADESFTSKWFAYKSLLFLSSRNKPRKTMDSQMIDYTAEDSLDSTTACTETSDECRKRSRNVGNVNEKISSAYSIMTEVYKNRSDKDEFSLFGDQVAVKLRKIYCPYARLTLQNKINTLLMEGELGVYDSYNYYRPDTSTSSATNDGTNNFVPDSDKQGYISINNNKPALIDNSQETQLSVPKVIAEEQSRDPLA, encoded by the exons ATGTTTGTGGTCATTTTGTACATGCTTGTCGTAGTATACACACGTAAAATGGAGTGGTCGCAGGAAAAAACAATCCAATTTATCGAGTGCTATCGGTCTTACCCGTTGTTATGGGATTCAAAAGAcgaattctataaaaataaaatcaaaagacATGATGCCTTAGTAGAAATTGCAGCAAAGTTTGAAGTCGAAAAAGTTGAAGTtgagagaaaaattaaaaacctcCAAAGTCATTTTTTAAgggaaaaaaagaaagaacaaGACAGCAAAAAGAGTGGATCTGGGGCCGATGAATCATTTACTTCGAAATGGTTCGCCtacaaatctttattatttttatcatccaGAAATAAACCTCGCAAGACTATGGATTCGCAAATG attgATTACACTGCTGAAGACAGCTTAGATAGTACGACTGCTTGCACTGAAACCTCAGATGAATGCCGAAAGCGTTCACGCAACGTGGGGAATGTCAACGAAAAAATTTCGAGTGCATATTCTATTATGACGGAGGTATACAAAAATCGGAGTGACAAAGATGAATTCTCCTTGTTCGGTGACCAAGTAGCTGTGAAGTTGAGAAAAATTTATTGTCCTTACGCAAGACTtactttgcaaaataaaataaatacccttCTAATGGAGGGGGAACTCGGAGTATACGACTCATATAATTACTATCGACCAGACACAAGTACCAGCTCTGCAACTAATGATGGTACTAATAACTTTGTGCCAGATTCTGACAAACAAGGATATATTtccataaataacaataaaccaGCTTTGATTGATAATTCTCAAGAAACGCAGCTTTCCGTTCCTAAAGTTATTGCAGAAGAACAATCACGTGATCCTTTAGCTTAA
- the LOC106129657 gene encoding uncharacterized protein LOC106129657, whose product MWDEDDVLLISAAFVVIAGSLLRKPRRFWVRRGLQNRDNEDFLNRLQEDDCDVLNLEYRSNGGFKDFFKMSSSDFELLLQLIGPSINKNDTKWRTALTAKEKLGVTLRYYVSGDSFGSLMQTFKISQQSVSEIVPVVSQALITELKSFMQMPNTEEKWKNIAKGFNDKWNFPNCLGALDGKHVRIEAPFHSGTDYYNFKEYFSIVLMALVDSDYNILYANVGCQGRISDGGVFSNTILDNIETLNVPEDSELPGRPCRTPYVIITDNAFPLTERFIKPYTSLGKKGSKIRIFNYRLSRARRMVESTFGILSKVYGCFRRPFKLQPSKVTKVVMALLHLHNFLRRNDESRHLYEYYAFQGDRRNATNDVGINVGEAEETNAENANIEPIMLYNFSPGEIVRDEFAEYFCSHQGKVPWQNKY is encoded by the exons ATGTGGGACGAAGACGACGTGTTGTTAATTTCCGCAGCTTTTGTCGTTATTGCCGGCTCTTTACTACGAAAACCTCGAAGATTCTGGGTGCGAAGAGGCCTTCAAAATCGTGACAATGAAGATTTTCTTAATAGATTACAAGAAGATGACTGTGATGTGTTAAACTTAGAATACAGAAGCAACGGTGgattcaaagatttttttaaaatgtcaagTAGTGATTTTGAATTACTTCTTCAACTGATTGGACCatcaattaacaaaaatgataCAAAATGGAGAACTGCTTTAACTGCAAAAGAAAAACTCGGAGTTACTTTAAGATATTATGTATCTGGAGACTCATTTGGAAGTTTAATGCAGACATTCAAAATTTCACAGCAAAGTGTTTCTGAAATAGTACCTGTAGTAAGTCAAGCTTTAATCACAGAGTTGAAGAGCTTTATGCAG ATGCCAAATACCGAAGAAAAGTGGAAAAATATAGCAAAGGGTTTTAACGATAAATGGAACTTTCCGAATTGTCTCGGTGCGTTAGATGGGAAACATGTGCGAATTGAAGCACCATTTCACAGTGGCACTGATTACTACAATTTTAAAGAATACTTTAGTATTGTGTTAATGGCACTTGTAGATTCTGATTATAATATCCTGTATGCTAATGTTGGATGCCAAGGTCGAATATCAGACGGCGGAGTTTTTTCAAATACTATATTGGACAATATAGAAACATTGAATGTGCCAGAAGACAGTGAGCTTCCTGGGAGACCGTGCCGGACACCATACGTAATTATAACTGATAATGCATTTCCTTTAACAGAAAGATTTATTAAACCATACACATCTTTAGGGAAAAAGGGATCGAAAATTAGAATTTTCAATTATCGTTTGAGTCGAGCACGTCGGATGGTTGAAAGTACTTTCGGAATTTTAAGTAAAGTGTATGGGTGCTTTCGAAGACCGTTCAAATTACAACCTAGCAAAGTAACAAAGGTTGTGATGGCATTATTACATCTACACAATTTTCTCCGAAGAAATGATGAATCGAGGCATTTATACGAATACTACGCGTTTCAAGGTGATAGAAGAAATGCCACAAATGACGTGGGAATAAACGTAGGAGAGGCTGAAGAAACTAACGCTGAAAATGCAAATATTGAACCAATAATGCTGTACAATTTTTCGCCCGGTGAAATTGTCAGGGATGAATTTGCTGAGTATTTCTGCTCGCATCAAGGAAAAGTTCCTTggcaaaataagtattaa